Proteins co-encoded in one Streptomyces sp. JH34 genomic window:
- a CDS encoding IS701 family transposase, giving the protein MKLGDVERLRGELAEFVGDVFGSLPRRDQRRWGACYLRGLMLDGRRKSIQPMAERLPDGNMQALQQFVSQSPWDPLPVRRRIARRLSEVIRPQVWVIDDVSFPKCGRASAGVARQYCGALGKRANCQVAVSVHAATDTASCPLDWQLYLPREWTDEPGRCRRAGVPDDVVHQEKWRLALGLLDNVGEWGLKAPVVVADAGYGVSTPFRHGLEERGLSYVLALTGKEVAHELDIEPHQPNYGGLGPPTLARYRTAPRALTVHAAEAAAADHFAEVAWRQGSKGTMTSRFAVLAVRPAGKQSLAAAQAAGGGRNQWNGVLPPSTVLVEWPADQYGPTGFWISNLPHETPVAELVRWAKMRWRIEHDYRELKHGLGLDHFEGRTWRGWHHHVTLVTAAQAFLTLRRLDPKVPTPA; this is encoded by the coding sequence GTGAAACTGGGGGATGTCGAGCGGCTCCGGGGCGAGTTGGCGGAGTTCGTGGGTGATGTGTTCGGGTCGTTGCCGCGGCGGGATCAGCGCCGGTGGGGTGCGTGTTATCTGCGCGGTCTGATGCTGGACGGGCGGCGCAAGTCGATCCAGCCGATGGCCGAGCGGTTGCCGGACGGGAACATGCAGGCTCTGCAGCAGTTCGTGAGCCAGTCGCCGTGGGATCCGTTGCCGGTTCGGCGGCGGATCGCCCGGCGGCTGTCGGAGGTGATCAGACCGCAGGTGTGGGTGATCGACGATGTGTCGTTTCCCAAGTGTGGCCGCGCCTCTGCCGGGGTGGCCCGTCAGTACTGCGGAGCACTCGGGAAGCGGGCGAACTGTCAGGTTGCGGTCAGTGTCCATGCCGCCACCGACACCGCGTCGTGTCCGTTGGACTGGCAGTTGTATCTGCCCCGGGAGTGGACGGACGAGCCGGGCCGCTGCCGCCGGGCCGGCGTCCCCGACGACGTCGTCCACCAGGAGAAATGGCGCCTCGCGCTCGGGCTGCTGGACAACGTGGGCGAGTGGGGGCTGAAAGCCCCGGTCGTGGTCGCGGATGCGGGTTACGGCGTCAGCACCCCCTTCCGCCATGGCCTGGAGGAACGGGGCCTGTCCTACGTGCTGGCGCTGACCGGGAAAGAAGTCGCCCACGAGCTGGACATCGAGCCCCACCAGCCGAATTACGGAGGACTGGGCCCACCGACGCTTGCCCGCTACCGGACGGCGCCGCGAGCACTTACCGTCCACGCTGCCGAGGCTGCTGCCGCCGACCACTTCGCTGAGGTGGCCTGGCGACAGGGCAGTAAAGGCACGATGACCTCACGGTTCGCGGTCCTGGCTGTTCGCCCGGCGGGCAAGCAGTCCCTGGCCGCCGCCCAAGCGGCAGGCGGCGGACGCAACCAGTGGAACGGCGTCCTGCCCCCGTCCACCGTCTTGGTGGAATGGCCTGCGGACCAGTACGGACCGACGGGTTTCTGGATATCGAACCTGCCGCACGAGACTCCCGTTGCCGAGCTGGTGCGGTGGGCGAAGATGCGCTGGCGCATCGAACACGACTACCGCGAACTCAAGCACGGCCTGGGCCTGGACCACTTCGAGGGACGCACCTGGCGCGGCTGGCACCACCACGTCACCCTCGTCACCGCCGCCCAGGCATTCCTCACCCTCAGGCGGCTCGACCCAAAAGTCCCCACGCCGGCCTGA